A genomic segment from Eremothecium gossypii ATCC 10895 chromosome III, complete sequence encodes:
- the ZPR1 gene encoding zinc finger-containing protein ZPR1 (Syntenic homolog of Saccharomyces cerevisiae YGR211W (ZPR1)): MTDQSAKEELFKPVGEAVEDTVNDETGLRDTGAADAMGHPVQEIESLCMNCHEDGITRLLLTSIPYFREIVIMSFECPHCGLKNSEIQPASEIQEKGARYQLKVEEKADFDRQVIKAETAASRFVELDLEIPPKRGQLTTVEGLLTEMIEDLDADQAARKEVDENLYDQIAQFIAKVRAALSCEPGTLPLTFTLDDPAGNSWIEYKPGEAAPKWSKTEYLRSDEQNVQVGIITRDQLEQRRQEKRAELSQRERNKSQAAQAGLLSDATDIENFHNEVQTFTATCPSCVHPCDTHMKPVNIPHFKEVIIMSTVCEHCGYKSNEVKTGGAIPDKGRKITLICDDAEDLSRDILKSETCSVSIPELHLDIQQGTLGGKFTTLEGLLTQVYEELESRVFTQTSDSMDEATRNRWTSFFSKLREAIDGKIKFTVIMEDPLAGSYIQNVYAPDADPNMTIEDYERTAEQNEDLGLNDIDVGEH; the protein is encoded by the coding sequence ATGACAGACCAGAGCGCTAAGGAAGAGCTATTTAAGCCCGTTGGAGAAGCTGTGGAGGATACCGTGAATGATGAGACTGGGCTTCGCGACACCGGGGCCGCAGATGCGATGGGCCACCCAGTGCAGGAGATAGAGTCGCTCTGTATGAACTGCCATGAGGATGGTATCACCAGACTGCTGTTGACATCTATACCATATTTCCGGGAGATTGTTATCATGTCGTTTGAGTGCCCTCATTGTGGGCTGAAGAATTCCGAGATTCAGCCTGCAAGTGAAATACAGGAGAAGGGCGCCCGCTATCAGCTGAAGGTTGAGGAGAAGGCCGATTTTGACAGGCAGGTCATCAAGGCCGAAACTGCGGCCTCCCGCTTCGTTGAATTGGACCTGGAGATTCCTCCCAAGCGCGGCCAGCTGACGACTGTGGAGGGCCTGCTGACCGAGATGATCGAGGACCTGGACGCCGACCAGGCGGCGCGGAAGGAAGTGGACGAGAACCTGTACGATCAGATTGCGCAGTTCATTGCCAAGGTCCGCGCTGCGCTGTCGTGCGAGCCGGGCACTCTACCGCTGACTTTTACGCTGGACGACCCTGCTGGCAATTCCTGGATCGAATACAAGCCAGGCGAAGCTGCGCCAAAATGGTCCAAAACCGAGTACCTGCGTTCAGATGAGCAAAACGTCCAGGTGGGCATCATTACGCGCGACCAATTGGAGCAACGGCGTCAAGAGAAGCGCGCGGAGCTGTCGCAGCGCGAGCGCAACAAATCGCAAGCGGCACAGGCCGGTCTCTTATCTGACGCTACGGATATCGAGAACTTCCACAACGAGGTGCAGACCTTCACTGCCACGTGCCCATCATGTGTTCACCCATGTGACACGCATATGAAGCCGGTCAACATCCCACACTTCAAAGAGGTCATCATCATGTCCACGGTCTGCGAGCACTGTGGCTACAAGTCAAACGAGGTGAAGACCGGTGGTGCCATCCCTGATAAGGGCAGAAAGATCACACTGATCTGTGATGATGCTGAGGATCTCTCACGGGACATCTTGAAGTCCGAAACCTGTTCCGTTAGCATCCCGGAGCTGCACTTGGACATCCAGCAGGGAACTCTCGGTGGCAAGTTCACCACTCTGGAAGGGTTGCTAACACAGGTATATGAAGAGTTGGAATCCCGGGTCTTCACGCAGACATCCGATTCGATGGACGAGGCCACAAGAAACAGATGGACCTCTTTCTTCAGTAAGCTAAGAGAGGCTATCGACGGCAAGATAAAGTTCACTGTCATCATGGAGGATCCATTGGCAGGCTCATACATACAGAACGTCTATGCACCTGACGCTGACCCTAACATGACCATCGAGGACTACGAAAGAACTGCAGAGCAAAACGAGGACCTGGGCTTGAACGACATTGATGTAGGCGAACACTGA
- the DIP5 gene encoding dicarboxylic amino acid permease (Non-syntenic homolog of Saccharomyces cerevisiae YPL265W (DIP5)) has protein sequence MAEEKFAQASEASTLDELKGPKLAAAGEGRGLRHTHSSTDQEAQSVDWNYDGKHEGIRLKKDLQARHVSMIAIGGSLGTGLLIGTGSSLMRAGPGSILIAYSIMGWVVFTVMSCLGEMAAYIPLDGFTSYATRYADPALGFAVGWAYLFKYLVLTPNQLTAGALVIQFWIPAARVSPGVWITVVLAVIVVINTVGVRFFGEFEFWLSSFKVLVMLCVMILLLVLALGGGPTHDRLGFRYWSDPGAFKEYSKKDTHIKGGLGKFVAFLSVFVYALFAYLGTELCGIVAAECKDPRRNVPRAIKLTLYRIVVFYLVTIFLLGMCVAYNDPLLMQASSAEVSAAASPYVVAIENAVIPVLPNLFNACVLTFVFSACNSDLYVGSRSLYGLAIDGKAPKLFARTNKWGVPYNALACCTLFCCLAYMSVSKSARTAFGYFVNVTSIFGLMSWVSILITYICFDRAFRAQGIPKSTLSYVAPCQPYAGWVALIFCIFVALIKNFDAFIGKEVDVPTFITGYIGLPIYIFCFIGYKIVHKTKWIPSKEVDLFTFKEAIDLEEEECIRERALMKEQLAKGGLSWKKIYDNVLGWIF, from the coding sequence ATGGCGGAAGAGAAGTTCGCACAGGCATCAGAGGCGTCCACGCTGGACGAGTTGAAAGGCCCcaagctggccgccgcTGGTGAGGGCCGCGGTCTGCGGCATACCCACAGCAGCACAGACCAGGAGGCGCAGTCCGTAGACTGGAACTACGATGGCAAGCACGAGGGCATCCGGCTCAAGAAGGACCTGCAGGCACGTCATGTGTCGATGATAGCCATCGGCGGGTCGCTAGGGACCGGGCTGCTGATCGGCACGGGCAGCTCGCTGATGCGAGCGGGACCGGGGTCGATCCTGATTGCGTACAGCATCATGGGGTGGGTGGTGTTCACAGTGATGTCGTGCCTGGGGGAGATGGCGGCGTACATTCCGCTGGACGGGTTCACGTCTTACGCCACCCGGTACGCGGACCCTGCGCTGGGCTTTGCCGTGGGGTGGGCGTATCTGTTCAAATACCTGGTGCTCACTCCCAATCAGCTGACGGCAGGCGCGCTAGTGATACAGTTCTGGATACCCGCCGCACGGGTCAGCCCGGGCGTGTGGATAACGGTGGTGCTGGCGGTCATTGTCGTGATTAACACGGTGGGGGTGCGTTTCTTCGGGGAATTCGAGTTCTGGCTGTCTAGTTTCAAGGTGCTGGTCATGCTGTGTGTGATGAtcctgctgctcgtgctCGCCCTCGGTGGGGGGCCGACCCATGATCGGCTGGGATTCCGCTACTGGAGTGACCCTGGAGCATTCAAAGAGTATTCGAAGAAAGACACGCACATTAAGGGCGGCCTCGGCAAGTTTGTGGCCTTCTTGTCGGTGTTCGTGTATGCCCTCTTTGCCTACCTGGGTACCGAACTGTGCGGTATTGTCGCTGCGGAGTGCAAAGACCCGCGCCGCAACGTGCCCCGCGCCATCAAACTAACGCTGTACCGTATCGTGGTGTTCTACCTCGTCACCATCTTCCTCCTTGGCATGTGCGTCGCTTATAATGATCCCCTTTTGATGCAGGCATCTAGTGCCGAAGTGTCCGCGGCTGCATCTCCATACGTGGTGGCGATCGAGAATGCTGTCATTCCTGTCCTTCCAAATCTGTTCAATGCCTGTGTGCTAACCTTTGTGTTCAGTGCCTGCAATTCGGACCTGTATGTTGGAAGCAGATCCCTTTACGGCCTGGCGATCGACGGGAAGGCTCCTAAGCTCTTTGCCAGAACGAACAAATGGGGTGTTCCGTACAACGCCCTTGCATGCTGCACACTGTTCTGCTGCCTTGCATACATGAGTGTCTCGAAGTCTGCCAGGACTGCATTTGGCTACTTCGTGAATGTCACATCCATCTTCGGGCTAATGTCGTGGGTGTCGATTCTAATCACATACATTTGTTTTGACAGGGCTTTCCGTGCACAGGGGATACCGAAGTCGACACTCTCATACGTGGCACCATGCCAACCATATGCAGGCTGGGTCGCCCTGATTTTCTGCATCTTCGTGGCCTTGATTAAGAATTTTGATGCCTTCATAGGCAAGGAGGTAGACGTTCCGACCTTCATCACGGGCTACATTGGGCTTCCAATTTACATATTCTGCTTTATTGGATACAAAATAGTGCACAAGACGAAGTGGATACCGTCAAAGGAAGTGGATCTCTTCACATTTAAAGAAGCTATTGACTTGGAGGAAGAGGAGTGCATCAGAGAGCGCGCATTAATGAAGGAGCAGCTTGCTAAGGGTGGGTTGTCATGGAAAAAGATATATGACAACGTGTTAGGATGGATCTTCTGA
- the SLI1 gene encoding N-acetyltransferase (Syntenic homolog of Saccharomyces cerevisiae YGR212W (SLI1)) yields MRRVTPFEEFYYRKNTEGLYSCFFVGVTLNVPLDRAKLEIALRKVVNNYPQLYSNVFYDDMSGDLCLRPLSEKIYIGDVLGLAESDKLDEDASNWIFKNINFKYHCQCPLWKIVSMQAGQQLLFCFDHLILDGMSGALFWEDVLRELNSDDHSPAQADQDGVLYFGDGIDAMPAHPYSMWPSSLAWKILRIVLFIWHIYLQPYIPTLGNSHSCFQFKRYTFPECLYDNSRRIRNTNRHFSLRIAPDQLKQQVKWCREHNTSLTAWFAAIITLWLKNFTKKSSTTGSVVKVEVPFNTRQQLSRAIPTYPKSALRLGLFVKGSTLQYNVDNGDEGVWKIASEFSKDLGRNRDTEVGIQKCKLLELVDVKNFVISLSQLKYPPSTFEITNLGFQAFGTSTSDTYYVTDAVFRGGQTLSNAFTCYIISTPLGGCHISLSLPPEVASDCEVDALQLVISK; encoded by the coding sequence ATGAGAAGAGTGACACCGTTCGAAGAGTTCTATTATCGCAAAAATACCGAGGGCTTATACTCGTGCTTTTTTGTCGGCGTAACGTTGAATGTACCCTTAGACAGGGCCAAGCTAGAAATTGCACTGCGGAAGGTAGTAAATAACTACCCGCAATTGTACAGTAATGTGTTCTACGATGATATGTCAGGGGATCTTTGCCTCAGGCCATTGTCGGAGAAGATTTACATCGGCGATGTACTTGGATTGGCCGAGTCCGACAAGCTGGATGAAGACGCATCAAATTGGATATTCAAAAATATCAATTTCAAGTATCACTGCCAGTGTCCGCTGTGGAAAATTGTTAGCATGCAGGCAGGCCAGCAGTTATTGTTTTGTTTTGACCATTTGATTCTAGATGGCATGAGCGGTGCCCTATTCTGGGAGGACGTCCTTCGAGAATTGAATAGCGATGACCACTCACCAGCACAGGCAGACCAGGACGGAGTGCTGTACTTTGGAGACGGGATCGACGCTATGCCAGCACATCCGTACAGCATGTGGCCCTCTTCCTTGGCGTGGAAAATCCTGCGGATCGTCCTTTTCATCTGGCACATATACCTGCAACCCTATATTCCTACACTTGGTAACAGCCACTCCTGCTTTCAATTCAAGCGCTACACCTTCCCTGAGTGCCTATATGACAATTCCAGAAGGATAAGAAATACCAACCGCCATTTTAGCCTTCGCATAGCCCCAGATCAGCTGAAACAGCAGGTGAAGTGGTGCCGGGAACACAATACCTCACTAACTGCATGGTTTGCAGCTATAATTACATTATGGCTCAAAAATTTCACTAAAAAGAGTAGTACTACTGGCTCTGTAGTCAAGGTTGAAGTGCCATTTAATACAAGGCAGCAGCTCTCGCGCGCAATTCCGACATATCCTAAATCTGCACTTCGGTTGGGCCTCTTTGTCAAGGGATCTACTCTACAGTACAACGTGGACAATGGGGATGAGGGCGTATGGAAAATTGCGTCTGAGTTTAGTAAAGACCTAGGCCGCAATAGAGATACAGAGGTGGGTATCCAGAAATGCAAACTCTTGGAGTTGGTGGATGTTAAGAACTTTGTCATTTCGCTGTCGCAACTAAAGTACCCTCCTTCAACATTTGAAATAACCAACCTAGGGTTCCAAGCATTTGGGACATCTACAAGCGATACTTATTATGTGACTGATGCGGTGTTCCGGGGTGGTCAAACCTTATCAAATGCATTTACATGTTATATCATATCCACTCCACTGGGCGGCTGCCATATTTCACTATCTCTGCCACCGGAGGTTGCCAGTGATTGTGAAGTAGACGCGCTGCAACTGGTAATTTCCAAATAA
- a CDS encoding uncharacterized protein (Syntenic homolog of Saccharomyces cerevisiae YGR210C), with translation MPRDPLIGIVGKPSSGKSTTLNSLTDASAAVGAFPFTTIEPNRATGYLQVDCACSRFGKQSLCKPNYGWCEDGKRHVPIMLLDVAGLVPGAHSGRGLGNKFLDDLRQADALIHVVDVSGTTDAEGKTTRGYDPLQDIDWLQDEIRLWIEGNLLKRWGSIVRKHTATRASAVETLQAQFGGYGANAKLVARALALVPDLPPLEHWDAACVTRVVRAFMAVKFPTVLALNKIDHPDADKNVSKILLRHPDTPAVLTSAITEVFLRKLDRQGFVRYQRGTEFVDTAEDDPALRPLDEKLSHRIENVRDLILYRFGSTGVMQVLQAAAATLDLVPVYTVKNIHTFAGGSGPHVFRDCFLVKRGTSVRSVARLIMGDVTIAAIETVGGVRAAEDDPVAPGQNDILSFKLAPRSL, from the coding sequence ATGCCGCGAGATCCGCTGATAGGAATCGTTGGCAAGCCCTCTAGCGGCAAGTCAACGACACTGAACTCGCTCACGGACGCCAGCGCAGCCGTGGGGGCGTTTCCGTTCACGACCATCGAGCCCAACCGGGCCACGGGCTACCTACAGGTGGATTGCGCGTGCTCGCGGTTCGGGAAGCAGTCGCTCTGCAAGCCCAACTATGGCTGGTGCGAGGATGGGAAGCGCCACGTGCCCATCATGCTCCTGGACGTGGCCGGCTTGGTGCCCGGCGCGCACTCCGGGCGCGGCCTCGGCAACAAGTTCCTGGACGACCTGCGGCAGGCAGACGCCCTGATCCACGTCGTCGACGTCAGCGGCACCACCGACGCCGAGGGCAAGACCACGCGCGGCTACGACCCCCTGCAGGACATCGACTGGCTCCAGGACGAGATCCGCCTGTGGATTGAGGGCAACCTGCTCAAGCGCTGGGGCTCCATCGTGCGCAAGCACACGGCCACGCGCGCGTCGGCCGTTGAGACGCTGCAGGCGCAATTCGGCGGCTACGGCGCCAACGCAAAGCTCGTTGCCCGTGCCCTCGCACTCGTGCCCGACCTGCCGCCACTCGAGCACTGGGACGCCGCCTGCGTCACACGCGTCGTGCGCGCCTTTATGGCCGTCAAGTTCCCCACCGTCCTCGCACTCAACAAGATTGATCACCCCGACGCAGACAAAAACGTCTCCAAGATCCTCCTGCGCCACCCCGACACGCCCGCCGTGCTCACCTCCGCCATCACCGAGGTCTTCCTGCGCAAACTCGACCGCCAGGGCTTCGTGCGCTACCAGCGCGGCACCGAGTTCGTAGACACCGCCGAGGACGACCCCGCCCTGCGCCCGCTGGACGAAAAGCTGTCCCACCGCATCGAGAACGTCCGCGACCTGATCCTCTACCGTTTCGGCTCCACTGGCGTCATGCAGGTCCTGCaggccgccgccgccacccTGGACCTCGTCCCAGTCTACACCGTCAAGAACATACATACCTTcgcgggcggcagcggccCCCACGTCTTCCGCGACTGCTTCCTGGTTAAGCGCGGGACTTCTGTTCGCTCTGTAGCCCGTCTCATCATGGGCGACGTCACTATAGCCGCCATTGAGACCGTTGGTGGTGTCCGCGCTGCGGAAGACGACCCGGTCGCGCCCGGACAAAACGACATCCTCTCCTTCAAGCTGGCGCCAAGAAGCCTGTGA
- the FRE8 gene encoding putative ferric-chelate reductase (Syntenic homolog of Saccharomyces cerevisiae YLR047C (FRE8)), protein MGGAWQEAVVRSIGAADERMVRLSGWASLALALGLVCVVVPVVNYMRLNPWVFRVMHHWRHHVMRRHGAMCRKLVQQRTLWLALLWCMLGGACAVVGSADVVVVTKRLGRVAAAFMPALFLLTLRPSPLPYTLYLSLLPMHKWLGRVVVLQATVHSALYTWYFATSGKMAKMKKTANWMGAVALLAFVLIAATSLPAVRRRRFRTFYYVHYVGTWVSVLAVHVHSRPPVTTYTVLNVALLLYQAWYRISRMSTTTVTVVPISTSLALLEFPLADLVEKPQLPSGHVRINLRAPSILGRVFQHIMPMQHPFTVASLPTDTTVRLIVRKSRFPLVNNGKYYVTGAFEPKVDFLSHRKRRMPGSWAPEPASPFQCQSPSLQSSPLHYNIKASRVLMVVGGSAISFGLPFLRILNFNGVNVRLIWVCRDYHDLRILSQFRSNFNGLEIYVTGTNCEEQDLNIDYVDYDERSSEGERDPERCALLSPKASEYNCLTPTTGGSTLSGRDAHNYSTFQNRCHSCKHLDRGCRDLEDHAIADINDEIDFTDFFSTRHSTSKYHPKENSKLPVITKDSVFRKPNYVVPPVFDRYDLKTGFTTYTTREKLSIPTGVKLFFGRPVLSPRDYHWCLQKECIGPSETNECCRADIANSTHVDDLARVWVLAAGPQALVEATRIWASDGGLHFHEESFKV, encoded by the coding sequence ATGGGAGGAGCATGGCAAGAAGCGGTGGTGCGGTCTATAGGCGCGGCCGATGAACGGATGGTGCGGCTGTCGGGCTGGGCGAGCctggcgctggcgctgggGTTGGTGTGCGTGGTGGTGCCGGTTGTGAACTACATGCGGCTGAACCCGTGGGTTTTCAGGGTGATGCACCACTGGCGGCATCACGTGATGCGGCGGCACGGTGCGATGTGCCGGAAGTtggtgcagcagcggaCGCTGTGGCTAGCGCTGCTGTGGTGCATGTTGGGCGGGGCGTGCGCAGTGGTGGGGAGCGCGGACGTGGTAGTGGTGACGAAGCGGCTGGGGCgcgtggcggcggcgttcATGCCTGCGCTGTTTCTGTTGACGCTGCGGCCGTCGCCGCTGCCGTATACGCTGTACCTGTCACTGCTGCCGATGCACAAGTGGCTGGGGCGCGTGGTGGTGCTGCAGGCGACGGTGCACAGCGCGCTGTACACATGGTACTTTGCGACGTCGGGGAAGATGGCAAAGATGAAAAAGACGGCGAACTGGATGGGCGCTgtggcgctgctggcgtTTGTGCTGATCGCGGCGACATCGCTGCCTGCGGTGCGCAGGCGCCGGTTCAGGACCTTCTACTACGTGCATTATGTGGGGACGTGGGTGTCGGTGCTTGCGGTGCATGTGCACTCGCGGCCCCCGGTGACAACGTACACGGTGCTGAATGTCGCGCTCCTGCTATACCAGGCGTGGTATCGCATTAGCAGGATGAGCACGACTACCGTGACGGTGGTGCCGATCTCGACGTCGCTGGCGCTACTGGAATTTCCGCTAGCGGATCTGGTGGAAAAACCACAGCTGCCTTCCGGGCACGTGCGCATCAACCTACGAGCGCCAAGCATCTTGGGGAGAGTATTTCAGCATATTATGCCGATGCAGCATCCATTTACAGTCGCATCGTTGCCAACGGATACGACGGTGCGCCTGATCGTGCGAAAGTCCCGCTTCCCCCTGGTAAACAATGGGAAGTATTATGTGACCGGAGCCTTCGAGCCCAAGGTTGATTTTCTTTCTCACCGAAAACGGCGCATGCCTGGTTCATGGGCTCCAGAACCGGCTTCTCCGTTTCAGTGTCAGTCGCCGTCACTACAATCATCTCCTCTCCATTATAACATCAAGGCATCGAGGGTGCTTATGGTAGTTGGTGGCAGCGCAATTTCGTTTGGGCTGCCATTTTTGCGTATTCTGAACTTTAACGGTGTGAACGTGCGGCTAATATGGGTCTGTCGAGACTACCACGATTTGCGTATCTTGAGTCAATTTAGAAGCAATTTCAATGGGCTGGAAATTTATGTGACGGGTACAAATTGTGAAGAACAGGATCTTAACATAGATTACGTGGACTATGATGAAAGAAGTTCTGAGGGCGAGCGCGATCCTGAACGTTGTGCGTTGCTCTCTCCAAAAGCCAGCGAATATAATTGCCTGACTCCCACGACAGGTGGGAGCACGTTATCGGGCAGAGACGCCCATAACTACTCAACCTTCCAGAATCGATGTCACAGCTGTAAACATCTTGACCGGGGTTGCCGAGATTTGGAGGATCATGCAATAGCTGACATCAACGATGAAATTGATTTTACAGATTTCTTCAGTACCCGCCACAGCACTTCTAAATACCATCCAAAGGAAAACTCCAAGTTGCCTGTTATTACCAAAGACTCTGTTTTTCGCAAGCCTAACTACGTCGTTCCTCCTGTCTTTGATAGGTACGATCTAAAAACTGGATTCACCACATACACTACGAGGGAAAAGCTGAGCATCCCCACCGGAGTCAAATTATTTTTTGGTAGGCCAGTATTGTCTCCCAGAGATTATCACTGGTGTCTTCAGAAAGAGTGCATTGGGCCATCAGAAACTAATGAATGCTGCCGGGCGGACATTGCAAATAGTACCCATGTTGATGATCTAGCTCGCGTATGGGTTTTGGCGGCCGGTCCCCAAGCATTGGTAGAGGCTACCCGTATCTGGGCTAGCGATGGAGGTTTGCATTTCCATGAGGAGAGCTTCAAAGTCTGA